A window of Cohnella herbarum contains these coding sequences:
- a CDS encoding GLUG motif-containing protein encodes MFKVERKARIWLFAIMLLFGEVLGGGIGGGKAYAAGGDFAGGTGTSADPYLIGTANQLDKVRGEYLEAGTYFKVIADIDLSGYASWVSIGDSDFLFGGHFDGNDHTISGLTSRDLAGFGLFGLMDSGSWIGNLNLTDVSIIVPDSLAGGLAGANYQGTIENVSVTGEIEAGDYVGGLVGQNYEGTILNSNASVNVTGVRNIGGLVGDQVGTITDSYATGDVNGDRNVGGLIGYAEETEVRRSHASGDVVGTNEVGGLIGRIDEGVIEQSHASGNVTGNMDVGGLTGTQIKVTLSDSYATGDVYGTADGTSIGGLVGYNNDGKILSSYALGSVSGQADIDNMGGLAGVNSFVGIGGEIRDSYAAGDVDGGENGFYVGGLVGLNMENGLISNSFALGNINASQISGESGLYAGGLVGANTYGIIQDSYATGKVRGNYAIGGFIGENTNYLGGAIHRSFAVGDVEGGGLDNQIIGGFAGYNAWGNIYDSYASGKVSGGSFVGGLAGENGSGLIQKSYSKGEVTGSTDVGGLVGSGNFATFVNSFYDIDTSGHSTSIWGTGQNSSQMQSQSSYEADVPNAWDFVSVWGIDPGMNGGYPYLRSSLVELKYEDNGSNGGSAPASESYVPVTAAIVSGELDLVKTGYTFAGWNDKADGSGAAYVAGDNLKVKMDTTLYAQWNAISLSNDATLNSTIGTVSVGGTTSETITGVPYGTSLATIKAAITPAVGATFEVYEADGVTVATGLASGYKVIVTAQDGTTQVIYTVTVSAAPASTDATLTSTIGTVSTGGTASETITGVPHSTTLAVFKAAITPAVGATFEVYEADGVTVAATLASGYKVIVTAQNGTTQVTYTVTVNVAPPSTDATLTSTIGTVSTGGTVSETITGVPYGTTLAAFKAAITSAAGSTFVVYEADGVTVAAVLASGYKVIVTAQNGTTQVTYTVTVSAAPPNNDATMTSTIGTVSVGGTVSETITNVPYGTSLATIKAAITPAVGATFEVYEADGVTVATGLASGNKVIVTAQDGTTQVIYTVTVSAAPASTDATLTSTIGTVSTGGTVSETITNVPYGTSLATIKAAITPAVGATFEVYEADGVTVATGLASGHKVIVTAQNGTTQVTYTVTVNAAPPSTDATLTSTIGTVSTGGTVSETITGVPYGTTLATFKAAITPVVGATFEVYEADGVTVATGLASGYKVIVTAQNGTTQVTYTVTVNAASPSSTGNSGGAVGPATFINKLTLPAGKAGVLSFLDEITVTVPANATDKEVIITIDKLTEPLKLLSNQEVLLSAIFEVLKNFPDHFKNPVTVTIKYNSANLLEGQAPAIFSYDEIKKAWVEVADSKITGDRISVRVNSLAKYAVFAVQRPAEPTKENEPSTNFHDIAGHWAEANIVQALKAGIVSGYSDGSFKPNRIITRAEFAVMLMNALKRTDEGVELPFTDAVKIGDWAKKAVALAAQAGYINGYQDGTFRPGSAITRAEMAKIVANVLGLSQKAGSLTVFTDDQAIPSWAKGAIAAIQGKDIMKGKPSGQFDPAAEATRAEAVTVLLKLLDAKNE; translated from the coding sequence ATGTTTAAGGTGGAAAGAAAAGCGAGAATCTGGTTATTTGCAATAATGCTGTTGTTCGGCGAGGTGCTCGGAGGAGGAATCGGAGGGGGTAAAGCTTACGCAGCGGGTGGCGACTTCGCGGGTGGAACCGGGACGTCGGCCGATCCGTATCTGATCGGTACGGCAAATCAGTTGGACAAAGTACGGGGCGAATATTTGGAAGCGGGCACGTATTTTAAGGTTATCGCCGACATCGACCTGAGTGGATATGCGAGTTGGGTTTCAATCGGAGATAGCGATTTTCTATTTGGCGGCCACTTCGACGGGAACGACCATACGATCAGCGGGCTAACGAGCCGGGACTTGGCAGGGTTTGGACTTTTCGGATTGATGGATTCCGGAAGCTGGATCGGAAACCTCAATTTGACCGACGTCTCCATTATCGTCCCGGATTCACTTGCGGGCGGACTTGCTGGAGCGAACTACCAAGGGACGATCGAGAACGTCTCGGTGACCGGGGAGATCGAGGCAGGCGATTACGTCGGCGGACTGGTCGGCCAGAATTACGAGGGAACGATTCTTAACAGCAACGCTTCCGTAAACGTCACCGGAGTAAGAAACATAGGCGGGCTGGTCGGGGATCAAGTGGGGACGATCACCGACAGCTATGCGACGGGCGACGTGAACGGGGATAGAAACGTAGGAGGTTTGATCGGATACGCCGAGGAGACCGAGGTCCGTCGCAGTCATGCTTCCGGAGACGTCGTCGGCACCAATGAAGTAGGCGGGCTGATCGGTCGGATTGACGAAGGGGTAATCGAACAAAGCCATGCTTCCGGGAATGTTACGGGGAATATGGATGTCGGGGGATTAACCGGCACGCAGATTAAAGTGACCCTTAGCGACAGCTATGCGACGGGAGACGTCTATGGAACCGCGGACGGCACTTCCATCGGCGGTTTGGTCGGCTATAACAACGACGGGAAGATTTTGTCCAGCTACGCTCTGGGCTCGGTATCCGGACAAGCCGACATCGATAATATGGGTGGTTTGGCAGGCGTGAATTCCTTCGTAGGAATCGGAGGAGAAATCCGCGATAGCTACGCTGCAGGCGACGTGGACGGGGGGGAGAATGGCTTTTACGTGGGCGGTTTGGTCGGACTTAACATGGAGAACGGATTGATCAGCAATAGCTTCGCTCTGGGCAATATTAACGCAAGTCAGATTTCCGGCGAAAGCGGCTTGTATGCCGGAGGACTCGTCGGAGCAAATACCTACGGGATAATTCAAGATAGTTACGCTACGGGCAAGGTGCGGGGCAATTATGCGATCGGGGGGTTCATCGGAGAAAATACGAATTATTTGGGAGGAGCTATCCATCGGAGTTTTGCCGTCGGGGACGTGGAAGGAGGCGGTCTCGATAATCAGATTATCGGAGGTTTTGCCGGCTATAACGCTTGGGGGAATATTTACGATAGTTACGCTTCCGGGAAGGTGAGCGGTGGCTCCTTCGTAGGCGGTTTGGCCGGGGAGAACGGTTCGGGACTGATTCAGAAAAGTTACTCGAAGGGAGAAGTCACGGGAAGCACGGACGTAGGCGGTTTGGTCGGGAGCGGCAACTTCGCTACGTTCGTCAATAGCTTTTACGATATAGATACTAGCGGCCATAGCACATCTATCTGGGGCACGGGTCAAAACAGCAGCCAGATGCAAAGTCAGAGTTCTTACGAAGCTGACGTCCCCAATGCGTGGGATTTTGTCTCCGTATGGGGAATTGATCCCGGTATGAACGGAGGATACCCGTATTTAAGGTCCAGTCTTGTCGAACTGAAATACGAGGATAACGGCAGTAACGGCGGTTCGGCACCGGCTAGCGAATCCTACGTCCCAGTCACTGCAGCGATCGTATCGGGCGAGCTGGATCTCGTCAAAACGGGGTATACGTTCGCGGGATGGAACGATAAAGCCGACGGCAGCGGGGCGGCGTACGTTGCGGGCGATAACCTTAAAGTAAAGATGGATACGACGCTGTATGCGCAATGGAACGCGATTTCATTAAGCAACGATGCGACGTTGAATTCGACGATTGGAACGGTGAGCGTTGGAGGCACGACGAGTGAGACAATCACTGGCGTTCCGTATGGTACGTCGTTGGCGACAATCAAAGCGGCGATCACGCCAGCGGTTGGAGCTACGTTCGAAGTCTATGAGGCGGACGGTGTGACAGTGGCAACGGGATTGGCTTCCGGCTATAAAGTCATCGTCACCGCGCAAGATGGCACGACGCAAGTGATATACACGGTCACGGTAAGTGCGGCGCCCGCGAGCACGGATGCGACGCTGACGTCGACGATCGGAACGGTGAGCACGGGCGGCACGGCGAGTGAGACAATCACTGGTGTTCCGCATAGTACCACGTTGGCGGTTTTCAAGGCTGCAATCACGCCAGCAGTTGGGGCGACGTTCGAGGTGTATGAAGCCGATGGAGTGACTGTAGCAGCGACCCTAGCTTCCGGCTATAAAGTTATCGTCACCGCACAAAATGGCACGACTCAAGTAACGTACACCGTCACGGTAAACGTGGCGCCGCCGAGCACGGATGCGACGCTGACGTCGACGATCGGAACGGTGAGCACGGGCGGAACCGTGAGCGAGACGATCACAGGAGTTCCATATGGTACGACATTGGCAGCGTTCAAAGCGGCGATAACGTCAGCAGCTGGATCGACGTTCGTGGTCTATGAGGCGGACGGAGTGACAGTGGCAGCAGTATTGGCCTCCGGCTATAAAGTTATCGTCACCGCACAAAATGGCACGACTCAAGTGACGTACACTGTCACGGTAAGCGCGGCTCCACCAAACAACGATGCGACGATGACGTCTACGATCGGAACGGTGAGCGTAGGCGGAACCGTGAGCGAGACGATAACAAACGTGCCGTATGGTACGTCGTTGGCGACAATCAAAGCCGCGATCACGCCAGCGGTTGGAGCTACGTTCGAAGTCTATGAGGCGGACGGTGTGACAGTGGCAACGGGATTGGCTTCCGGCAATAAAGTCATCGTCACCGCGCAAGATGGCACGACGCAAGTGATATACACGGTCACGGTAAGTGCGGCGCCCGCGAGCACGGATGCGACGCTGACGTCGACGATCGGAACGGTGAGCACGGGCGGAACCGTGAGCGAGACGATAACAAACGTGCCGTATGGTACGTCGTTGGCGACAATCAAAGCGGCGATCACGCCAGCGGTTGGAGCGACGTTCGAAGTCTATGAGGCGGACGGAGTGACAGTGGCTACGGGATTGGCCTCCGGCCATAAAGTTATCGTCACCGCACAAAATGGCACGACTCAAGTGACGTACACGGTCACGGTAAACGCGGCGCCACCGAGCACGGATGCGACGCTGACGTCGACGATCGGAACGGTGAGCACGGGCGGAACCGTGAGCGAGACGATCACAGGAGTTCCGTATGGTACGACGTTGGCAACGTTCAAAGCGGCGATCACACCAGTGGTTGGAGCTACGTTTGAGGTGTATGAAGCGGATGGTGTGACTGTAGCGACGGGATTGGCTTCCGGCTATAAAGTCATCGTCACCGCACAAAATGGCACGACTCAAGTGACGTACACCGTAACGGTAAACGCGGCGTCGCCTTCTAGTACGGGAAATAGCGGAGGTGCAGTAGGCCCCGCGACATTTATCAACAAACTGACACTTCCAGCCGGCAAAGCCGGAGTGCTGAGCTTTCTAGATGAGATCACAGTAACCGTACCAGCTAACGCTACGGATAAAGAAGTCATCATCACGATTGACAAGTTAACGGAACCGTTGAAGCTGCTTTCAAATCAAGAGGTACTCTTAAGCGCGATATTCGAAGTTCTCAAGAACTTCCCGGATCATTTTAAGAATCCCGTTACGGTTACGATCAAGTACAATTCCGCAAACCTGCTGGAAGGACAAGCTCCCGCCATATTTTCATATGATGAGATAAAGAAAGCTTGGGTGGAGGTGGCGGACAGTAAGATAACCGGAGATCGCATTTCCGTGCGAGTGAATTCCTTGGCAAAGTACGCCGTCTTCGCGGTTCAACGTCCTGCCGAGCCAACGAAGGAAAACGAGCCTTCTACGAATTTTCACGATATCGCCGGGCACTGGGCAGAAGCGAATATCGTACAAGCATTAAAAGCGGGAATTGTCTCGGGCTACTCGGACGGCTCGTTTAAGCCTAACCGGATCATCACGCGCGCGGAGTTCGCAGTGATGTTAATGAATGCCTTGAAGCGAACGGACGAGGGAGTCGAGTTGCCGTTCACGGATGCGGTGAAGATCGGGGATTGGGCGAAAAAAGCCGTGGCACTCGCGGCGCAAGCGGGTTATATTAATGGCTATCAGGATGGAACCTTCCGTCCGGGCTCGGCCATTACCCGGGCCGAGATGGCGAAGATAGTCGCCAATGTCTTAGGTCTGTCGCAGAAGGCCGGTTCGTTAACGGTCTTCACGGATGACCAAGCCATACCCTCATGGGCGAAGGGCGCGATTGCGGCTATTCAAGGCAAGGACATTATGAAAGGCAAGCCGTCCGGGCAATTCGATCCCGCTGCCGAGGCGACGAGGGCCGAAGCCGTAACCGTTTTATTGAAGTTATTGGACGCAAAGAACGAGTAA
- a CDS encoding class I SAM-dependent methyltransferase codes for MGMDWYNAIALRNGGYKSNAMFTIEGVSAEEIFEQELIKMLPNYQSVLDAGCGHGDFTMKMSQHSKSLIGFDNSIEMITIANKSLLETEISNVRFIEATTKSELPFADAQFDLIYDRRGPTSILNHSRILTSGGTVYGIHSGALNLVKERLINNHFENIQIREFNRAKYCFPNDAEFTKFLSGIPGNPDYSLPEYKEELDKKIEQHKINGKIELIEYKYIWKATKP; via the coding sequence ATGGGAATGGATTGGTACAATGCAATAGCCCTTCGGAATGGCGGATACAAAAGTAACGCGATGTTTACCATAGAAGGGGTATCAGCCGAAGAAATTTTCGAACAGGAATTAATAAAGATGTTACCTAACTATCAATCCGTGTTGGACGCTGGGTGTGGGCACGGAGATTTTACGATGAAAATGTCTCAGCATTCCAAATCCCTAATTGGATTCGATAATTCCATTGAAATGATTACAATTGCAAATAAGAGTTTGCTGGAAACGGAAATCTCTAATGTCAGGTTCATTGAGGCTACAACGAAAAGCGAGCTTCCATTCGCAGACGCTCAATTCGATTTGATTTATGATCGAAGAGGCCCGACGTCAATCCTTAATCATAGTCGAATTCTAACTTCCGGAGGGACTGTTTATGGAATACACTCAGGGGCTCTTAATTTAGTTAAGGAAAGACTGATTAATAACCATTTTGAAAATATACAAATACGCGAGTTCAATCGTGCAAAGTACTGCTTTCCTAATGACGCCGAGTTTACTAAGTTCCTATCGGGAATACCGGGCAATCCTGACTACTCCCTACCCGAGTATAAGGAAGAGCTTGACAAGAAAATCGAACAACATAAGATTAACGGGAAAATCGAACTTATAGAATACAAATACATTTGGAAAGCAACTAAACCTTGA
- a CDS encoding GRAM domain-containing protein: MSQTGNVHFDVVANLFRGIESVGGRIRISDKSVLFTAHAINIQTQITEIAFDQISTITKRNTLGLIPNGMTIETRDGKKYKFVLWNRQKIIDFVSSRIVKN; encoded by the coding sequence GTGAGTCAAACGGGAAATGTACACTTCGATGTCGTTGCAAATCTATTTAGAGGAATAGAATCGGTTGGTGGGCGTATTAGGATATCAGACAAAAGCGTTCTATTTACTGCACACGCGATTAATATTCAAACCCAGATTACCGAGATCGCCTTTGATCAGATTTCTACAATTACTAAACGGAATACCCTTGGATTAATACCAAACGGAATGACGATTGAAACACGTGACGGAAAAAAATATAAATTCGTCCTTTGGAACAGGCAGAAAATAATTGATTTTGTATCAAGCAGAATAGTAAAGAATTAG
- a CDS encoding GyrI-like domain-containing protein — protein MKIEIVQTSAITSYIGVRASGTMATLEAPVRDAFHELISRREEIKNIINQEITYGITPPNYKSSNGMLDFYCCYEVSQIGNLPPGMVHIHLLPRTYSLTHYRGPSSSNYLAYDFTTKWLEENGYEYDDTAYYLEKYEESRLKDADDESNDVMIYCPIKMRQ, from the coding sequence ATGAAAATTGAAATCGTTCAAACCAGCGCTATTACTTCCTACATCGGTGTAAGGGCATCCGGTACAATGGCTACTTTAGAGGCTCCGGTAAGAGATGCTTTTCATGAATTAATAAGTAGACGAGAAGAGATAAAGAATATCATAAATCAAGAAATTACTTACGGCATCACACCGCCGAATTACAAAAGCAGTAATGGAATGCTTGATTTTTATTGCTGCTATGAAGTGAGCCAGATTGGGAATTTGCCGCCAGGTATGGTCCATATTCATTTATTGCCTCGTACATACTCCTTGACTCATTATCGGGGACCTTCAAGCTCGAACTATTTGGCCTATGATTTTACGACGAAGTGGCTTGAAGAAAACGGTTATGAGTATGATGATACTGCATATTATTTGGAGAAATATGAAGAGAGCAGACTTAAAGATGCAGATGACGAGAGCAATGATGTTATGATCTATTGTCCCATTAAGATGAGGCAATGA
- a CDS encoding SDR family NAD(P)-dependent oxidoreductase, whose product MPSHFIITGTSRGIGEQVARMLLEKDHLVYGISRGKSNVLLNYSNFKPIHFDLSHILGIEGLLKDIFNQMDIDDSEMICLINNAAMIEPLKSIELCQPEEINENLQISLIAPMVLASSFIKLTENITSIRRKIMNISSGSGTYPAPAMSVYCTAKAGINMFTQCVGAEQAKQHNPIEIIAVDPGMVETEMQRIARGKSAQQFEMAKFFEHAHQSGQLQSTERLGSHLLNLIDKKFEPGRLVNYSD is encoded by the coding sequence ATGCCAAGTCATTTTATTATTACGGGTACATCAAGGGGCATCGGCGAGCAAGTAGCTAGAATGTTGCTAGAGAAGGACCACTTGGTCTACGGCATTTCAAGAGGAAAATCCAATGTCTTATTAAACTACAGCAACTTTAAACCAATCCATTTTGATTTAAGTCATATATTGGGGATTGAAGGCTTGCTGAAAGACATCTTCAATCAGATGGACATAGATGATTCGGAAATGATTTGTCTCATCAACAATGCAGCCATGATTGAACCTTTGAAATCGATAGAGTTATGTCAACCTGAAGAGATTAATGAAAACTTACAAATTAGTTTAATTGCTCCTATGGTTTTGGCTTCTTCCTTTATTAAGTTAACTGAAAATATTACCTCGATCAGACGAAAAATTATGAATATTTCTTCGGGATCCGGAACCTATCCTGCTCCTGCAATGAGCGTGTATTGTACTGCAAAAGCCGGTATAAATATGTTTACGCAATGTGTGGGCGCAGAGCAGGCGAAGCAACATAACCCGATCGAAATCATTGCAGTCGACCCGGGAATGGTAGAAACCGAAATGCAGAGAATCGCAAGAGGAAAGAGTGCTCAACAATTCGAAATGGCGAAGTTTTTTGAACATGCGCATCAGTCGGGACAATTGCAATCAACAGAACGTCTAGGAAGTCACTTATTAAACCTTATTGATAAGAAGTTTGAGCCAGGTCGATTAGTAAATTACTCCGATTAA
- a CDS encoding GNAT family N-acetyltransferase — MELQIIGASEEDLIILTEMNRQLIADEGSENPMNDEQLRQRMQDWILGDWNVDLLLFDNTVIGYALYQFRSNPYHMELKDVYLRQYFIKREYRNNGHGITGIEKLKQERFKGIQNLEIDVLQCNMKGQNFWRKAGFMPHYVNMRMNLKNS; from the coding sequence ATGGAACTTCAAATCATAGGCGCATCTGAAGAAGATCTGATCATTCTAACGGAGATGAATCGTCAACTCATTGCAGACGAGGGCAGCGAAAATCCAATGAACGATGAACAACTAAGGCAACGAATGCAGGATTGGATCTTAGGTGACTGGAATGTTGATTTATTACTGTTCGACAATACAGTGATCGGGTACGCTTTATATCAATTCAGAAGTAACCCTTACCATATGGAGTTAAAAGATGTCTACTTGCGGCAGTATTTTATTAAGCGGGAATACAGAAATAATGGACACGGGATAACAGGTATCGAGAAATTAAAGCAAGAAAGATTTAAGGGGATTCAAAACCTCGAGATTGATGTACTGCAATGTAATATGAAAGGTCAGAACTTCTGGAGAAAAGCTGGATTCATGCCTCACTACGTAAATATGAGAATGAATTTGAAGAATAGTTGA
- a CDS encoding DUF4177 domain-containing protein, translating into MNRRYSSMYEYRFVETSLGGFFTSATHQETIADYANQGWRLVQVLPTNYNGHGKPTHYEIIFERPLKDQ; encoded by the coding sequence ATGAACCGGAGGTATTCAAGTATGTATGAATATAGGTTTGTTGAGACTTCTCTAGGCGGATTCTTCACTTCGGCTACACATCAGGAAACGATTGCCGATTACGCAAATCAAGGATGGAGATTAGTTCAAGTATTGCCTACCAATTATAATGGTCATGGGAAACCAACCCATTACGAGATCATTTTTGAAAGACCTCTAAAGGATCAATAG
- a CDS encoding RidA family protein, which yields MSSYFAEDRLKELNIVLPSASDPAAKYANYVIVNGLMFVSGKGPAGNPKGKLGIVYSTQEGYQFARQTGIEVLSVLKSALGSLDKVVRAVKVQGFVNASAQFEEHHKVLNGFSDLMIDVFGDKGIHARSVFGAVSVRDNLPIIVDSIFQVEE from the coding sequence ATGTCATCCTATTTTGCTGAAGATAGATTAAAGGAATTAAACATCGTTCTTCCATCCGCAAGCGATCCAGCTGCTAAATATGCTAATTATGTCATTGTAAATGGGTTAATGTTCGTCTCCGGGAAAGGGCCTGCCGGCAATCCCAAAGGGAAATTAGGAATCGTTTATTCTACTCAAGAGGGATATCAATTTGCAAGGCAAACCGGTATTGAGGTGCTTTCCGTATTAAAGTCGGCTTTAGGGTCGCTAGATAAAGTAGTGAGAGCCGTGAAAGTTCAAGGCTTCGTTAATGCTAGCGCGCAGTTCGAAGAGCATCATAAAGTATTGAACGGTTTTTCGGATTTAATGATAGATGTGTTCGGAGATAAGGGAATACACGCAAGATCCGTTTTCGGAGCCGTATCGGTTAGAGATAATTTGCCAATCATTGTGGATTCTATTTTTCAGGTCGAGGAATAG
- a CDS encoding GNAT family N-acetyltransferase, which produces MNPLLLDFPSQFHTDRLLIRMPMPGDGRIVYNAIQESIHEFKEWLPFAQGEQSEQNTEVNIREAHIRFIKREDLRLLIFLKETNQFIGSFGLHNPNWGLPKFEIGYWIDTRYSGKGYMTEAVQGISDFAFNELKARRLEIRCDNLNAKSKAVAVRSGFSLEGILRNEDRSVKGNQLRDTCIYAKIR; this is translated from the coding sequence TTGAATCCATTATTATTAGATTTTCCAAGTCAATTTCATACGGACAGATTACTCATAAGAATGCCGATGCCAGGGGATGGACGTATTGTTTATAATGCGATACAAGAATCAATTCATGAGTTCAAGGAATGGCTACCGTTTGCTCAAGGCGAGCAGTCGGAACAAAATACAGAAGTAAATATTAGAGAAGCACATATTAGATTTATCAAAAGAGAGGATTTACGACTCTTAATATTCCTTAAGGAAACAAATCAGTTTATTGGATCATTCGGGTTACATAACCCTAACTGGGGTTTACCGAAATTCGAGATTGGATATTGGATAGATACTCGATATAGCGGCAAAGGGTATATGACCGAAGCCGTACAAGGGATTTCCGATTTCGCATTTAATGAGTTAAAGGCACGAAGACTAGAAATACGGTGTGACAATTTAAATGCAAAGAGTAAAGCAGTGGCCGTAAGATCAGGTTTTTCATTAGAAGGTATCTTAAGAAACGAGGATAGATCCGTAAAAGGCAACCAATTAAGAGATACATGCATTTATGCGAAAATCAGATAA
- a CDS encoding GNAT family N-acetyltransferase codes for MIRLCNNTDTDTIYQIINDAAQAYKGVIPEDRYHEPYMSISELNHEIHDGVVFWGFEENHELLGVMGIQDKGEVSLIRHAYVRTNQRNSGLGTKLLSHIIALTDKPILIGTWSSAEWAIKFYLKNGFSLTSPNEKKMLLRTYWDIPERQVETSVVLCDSKWTLREGLAIPRKVRRK; via the coding sequence ATGATTAGATTATGTAATAACACGGATACGGATACAATCTATCAAATCATTAATGATGCAGCGCAGGCATATAAAGGAGTTATTCCTGAAGATAGGTATCATGAACCTTATATGTCCATTAGTGAATTGAATCATGAGATACACGACGGAGTCGTATTTTGGGGATTTGAAGAAAATCATGAATTGTTGGGAGTTATGGGAATTCAAGATAAAGGGGAAGTATCTTTAATTAGGCATGCTTATGTAAGAACAAACCAGCGTAATAGTGGGCTGGGTACAAAACTATTGTCTCATATCATAGCTTTAACAGATAAACCAATCTTGATTGGGACATGGAGCAGTGCGGAATGGGCTATAAAATTTTACTTGAAAAACGGCTTTTCCCTTACTTCACCGAATGAGAAGAAGATGTTACTACGAACATATTGGGATATTCCGGAAAGACAAGTAGAGACATCGGTAGTTTTATGTGATTCGAAATGGACTCTTAGGGAGGGTCTTGCCATCCCAAGAAAGGTGCGAAGGAAATGA
- a CDS encoding DUF1801 domain-containing protein has translation MKANQKLSGHQQVVEFMNNLEHPLKREIEEVRKIILSVEDNITEQIKWNAPSFCYNGEDKVTFNLQGKDFFRLIFHRGAKVKEQFEGTLFEDSTGLLDWVSGDRAVVKLTDMTDVNAKKDKLIKLVVKWIEVTSMQ, from the coding sequence ATGAAAGCTAATCAGAAACTTTCCGGTCATCAACAAGTCGTTGAATTTATGAACAACCTTGAACATCCCCTGAAGCGGGAAATAGAAGAGGTTCGAAAAATTATTTTAAGCGTGGAGGATAACATCACAGAACAGATTAAATGGAACGCGCCGAGTTTTTGTTACAATGGTGAGGATAAAGTGACGTTTAATCTCCAAGGGAAAGACTTTTTTCGTCTTATCTTTCATCGTGGCGCAAAAGTAAAAGAGCAATTTGAGGGGACGTTGTTCGAAGATTCAACAGGCTTATTAGATTGGGTTTCAGGCGATAGAGCAGTAGTGAAGTTAACCGATATGACAGATGTAAATGCGAAGAAGGACAAGCTTATTAAACTCGTCGTCAAGTGGATCGAAGTAACGAGCATGCAATAA
- a CDS encoding glycoside hydrolase family 172 protein, whose product MLFKLSHLTSRAATAENTTAEAGKGGIRNNGRKGAPCIWPFKKGEKHVLLDVEGPGIVRHIWCTLPPGNIEHMRNVIIRMYWDGQTWPSVEVPIGDFFGIAHGRQKNLLSECVAMQMGKGLNCWIPMPFRERALITIENDSDQDVEMLFYQIDFTLGDQLDEDSGYFHAQFRRLNPCPLQVDYTILDGIQGRGVYLGTVLGVRSIFRDGWWGEGEVKFFIDEDDDYPTICGTGTEDYMGSAWGLEEVVTPYQGAPLVDHANSLFSLYRFHVKDPIYFQSRLKVTVQQIGYGSAEKASDFYGDRFIRYTAAGAPADDSNCYFERSDDYCSVAYWYQNLPTVLFPLLPDRKSRTANLVDISEQDRIKRTDI is encoded by the coding sequence ATGCTATTCAAACTATCGCACTTAACCAGTAGGGCCGCAACTGCGGAGAACACCACAGCTGAAGCGGGGAAAGGCGGAATCCGCAACAACGGCCGTAAAGGAGCGCCATGTATTTGGCCTTTCAAAAAAGGGGAGAAGCATGTCCTCCTCGACGTAGAAGGACCCGGGATCGTCCGGCACATATGGTGTACGTTACCGCCTGGGAACATCGAACATATGCGCAACGTGATCATTCGCATGTATTGGGATGGACAAACCTGGCCCAGCGTCGAAGTTCCGATCGGGGATTTTTTTGGAATAGCGCACGGCAGGCAGAAAAATCTTCTATCCGAATGCGTCGCGATGCAGATGGGGAAAGGGTTGAACTGCTGGATACCGATGCCTTTTCGAGAACGGGCTCTTATAACTATCGAAAATGATTCGGATCAAGATGTCGAGATGCTGTTTTATCAAATCGACTTTACGCTCGGAGATCAACTCGATGAGGACTCCGGCTACTTTCATGCCCAGTTCCGCAGGTTGAACCCTTGTCCTCTCCAAGTGGATTATACGATTCTGGACGGAATTCAGGGTCGAGGAGTTTATCTTGGTACTGTGCTAGGAGTGCGAAGCATTTTTCGCGACGGATGGTGGGGGGAAGGGGAAGTCAAATTTTTCATCGACGAGGATGACGATTACCCGACGATCTGCGGCACCGGCACCGAAGATTATATGGGGTCTGCTTGGGGTTTGGAGGAGGTAGTGACACCTTATCAAGGAGCACCTCTTGTAGATCATGCAAACAGTTTGTTTTCGCTTTATCGGTTTCATGTAAAGGATCCGATCTACTTTCAGTCGAGGCTGAAAGTGACGGTTCAGCAAATCGGTTATGGTTCAGCCGAAAAAGCGAGTGATTTTTATGGAGATCGGTTTATACGGTATACTGCCGCCGGTGCGCCCGCAGATGACAGCAATTGTTACTTCGAGCGAAGCGATGACTATTGCAGCGTTGCATACTGGTATCAGAATCTGCCGACGGTGCTCTTTCCGCTACTTCCGGACCGAAAAAGTCGAACGGCAAACTTGGTTGATATTTCGGAACAAGATCGGATAAAGAGAACAGATATTTAA